One segment of Coffea arabica cultivar ET-39 chromosome 7c, Coffea Arabica ET-39 HiFi, whole genome shotgun sequence DNA contains the following:
- the LOC113700228 gene encoding homeobox-leucine zipper protein HOX21-like, translated as MIHGNMETFFPVNSMFQNHQDHDRLPSSNNPSAPCAAHRDFPAISSALMRRSMLFSGVDMSEEALRLEDDMSDDGAAPLGEKKKRLNLEQVKVLEKSFELGSKLEPERKMQLARALELQPRQVAIWFQNRRARWKTKQMEKDYEVLKRQVEILKADNELLRMMVSEILKVSELRH; from the exons ATGATTCATGGTAATATGGAAACCTTTTTCCCGGTCAACTCCATGTTTCAAAACCATCAAGATCATGACCGCCTTCCTTCCAGCAATAATCCCTCTGCCCCTTGCGCGGCACATCGTGACTTCCCTG CCATTTCTAGTGCCCTGATGAGGAGATCCATGTTGTTTTCTGGGGTTGACATGTCTGAAGAAGCGCTGCGTCTAGAAGATGACATGTCAGACGACGGCGCTGCGCCACTTGGGGAGAAGAAGAAGCGGCTCAACTTGGAGCAAGTGAAGGTGCTCGAGAAAAGTTTCGAGTTGGGTAGCAAGCTTGAGCCAGAGAGGAAAATGCAGCTAGCCAGGGCTCTGGAGTTGCAACCGAGGCAGGTCGCCATATGGTTCCAGAACAGGAGAGCTAGATGGAAGACTAAGCAAATGGAAAAAGACTATGAGGTTTTGAAGAGACAAGTCGAAATACTCAAGGCTGACAATGAACTCCTCAGGATGATGGTTTCTGAAATACTCAAGGTTTCTGAACTCAGGCATTAG